Within the Butyrivibrio sp. AE3004 genome, the region ACAGCACCTGTCGTTATTCCTGCGAGAGGTGAAAGCACTGCCCAAATAGGCGGAAGTAATGCTATCCCAAATGCCAGCGTTAATTTATTGAGTGTTTTTTCGTTCATTATTTATTCTCTTTTCGTTATGCGTAATTATCATTTTTTATTACGCATTCTTCTCCCATTCAAAGCCTGTAAAACAGGGCTTTCCTGTATAGTGCTTAAGCTCTTCTTCTCCGGTAAGAACTCTGATAGCACCTGCAGCCATTGCTTCCATCTCAAACTCACCGGGATATGCAAAAACAGGTGCTATAAAGGAACAAGTCTCAGTAATCTGAGAAACCAGGTCCTTATTGTGGACCATTCCGCCACCAAGAAGAATTCCGTCAACCTCTCCGTGAAGAACTGCAGCCATTGAACCAATGCACTTTTCAATCTGATAGATCATCGTGTTCCAGAGCATTTCCGCATATTTATCACCATTTGCAGCTCTGTTTGTAAGCTCTATAGCATCTGATATTCCCGCATGGCTTACAAATCCGCCGGACTTGGTAATAAGCGGCTTAACATCAGCTACTCCTAAGTTATTCTTTTTCATGTAATCAAGAAGATTTGCAACCGAAATGCTTCCACAACGTGTGGGAGCCATAGGGCCCTCTCCGCCTACAATATCAAAGCCGTCAATCATCTTGCCTTTTCTGTGAGCAGATACAGATATTCCACCACCGATATGACATACGATGTAGTTTGCTTCCTCATACTTTTTATGAAGCACATTTTTACTGTGACGAATAGCGGTCTCCTTAAGGTTCAGTGAATGAAGATGCGCAAGTCTGTAAACACCCTTGATACCTGTCATTCTTGCAAGATCCTGATACTCATCAACATCGGGGGGATTAACCACCATAGCCCTGGCACCTATCTTTGTTGCGAATTCAGCTGCAAGCTGCGGACCCAGTGCAGCAGGATGGATAACTCCGTTTGCCATGGTCTTTGCATGGTTCAAAAGAAGCTCATCCACATCATAGGTTCCGCCTTCCATTGCAAAAAGTCCGCCGCCTCGTCCTACAAATACATCAACATCATCTATTGATACATTTGCTTCCTTTAAGAGATCAAGAATCATGTTCCTTCTATAGGGAAGCTGATCGCTGATTGTCTCGTATTTTGCAAGTTCTGCCGCATCATGTGACACGTTCTGTGAGTACAGGCATTCCTCACCCTTAAACATTGCGATTTTGGTTGAAGTGGATCCCGGATTTATTGTAAATACTTTGTATTCTTTCATCTCTTCTCTCCTGCTGCTCTTACCGCACTTATTACAATATTTCCCTTAATCTCTGATACCGGTGCACTTCTTGAGCAGTCACATACAACCTTGTTAAAGCCCTGAAGCATTGGACCGTAAGCATCTGCATGGCCAAACTGCTGGATAAGCTTAACCGCAACATTACCAACGTTAAGGTCAGGCCAGATCACTACATTTGCTTTTCCTGCAACCTTACTGTCTCTGTTTACTTTTTTCTGTGCAACAATAGGATTGATTGCGGCATCAAGCTGGAATTCACCATCAATTGCAAGGTCAGGGCGAAGTTCATTTGCTATTTTTACTGCCTCAGTAACCTTATCAACAAGTTCTCCCTGTCCGCTTCCGAGTGTTGAATAGCATACACAGGCACATCTGGGTTCCCAGTCAAGAAGTGACTTTACTGTGTCACATGCTGCAATTGCGATGCTGGCAAGCTGCTCCGGATTGGGATTTGTGCAAACCGCACTGTCACCTATAGCAAGAAGTGAACCTTCACTTCCCTCGTAACCGGGAATATCACAAAGTC harbors:
- the buk gene encoding butyrate kinase translates to MKEYKVFTINPGSTSTKIAMFKGEECLYSQNVSHDAAELAKYETISDQLPYRRNMILDLLKEANVSIDDVDVFVGRGGGLFAMEGGTYDVDELLLNHAKTMANGVIHPAALGPQLAAEFATKIGARAMVVNPPDVDEYQDLARMTGIKGVYRLAHLHSLNLKETAIRHSKNVLHKKYEEANYIVCHIGGGISVSAHRKGKMIDGFDIVGGEGPMAPTRCGSISVANLLDYMKKNNLGVADVKPLITKSGGFVSHAGISDAIELTNRAANGDKYAEMLWNTMIYQIEKCIGSMAAVLHGEVDGILLGGGMVHNKDLVSQITETCSFIAPVFAYPGEFEMEAMAAGAIRVLTGEEELKHYTGKPCFTGFEWEKNA
- a CDS encoding phosphate acyltransferase, coding for MSVIDKIFEKAKKNPQRVAFPEALNEKMMQAAYEAGSEGYIKPILVGEADEIKAAIKERGYNEEVFKIVDVNDEDYKTLLVEKYTSLPDTRLKEKALRRRMEDKLQFAMVMQAADEADVTFAGIDYTTGDVLLAGQMIIGMKPGLSTISSIGLCDIPGYEGSEGSLLAIGDSAVCTNPNPEQLASIAIAACDTVKSLLDWEPRCACVCYSTLGSGQGELVDKVTEAVKIANELRPDLAIDGEFQLDAAINPIVAQKKVNRDSKVAGKANVVIWPDLNVGNVAVKLIQQFGHADAYGPMLQGFNKVVCDCSRSAPVSEIKGNIVISAVRAAGEKR